The following coding sequences are from one Motacilla alba alba isolate MOTALB_02 chromosome 4, Motacilla_alba_V1.0_pri, whole genome shotgun sequence window:
- the GPRIN3 gene encoding G protein-regulated inducer of neurite outgrowth 3, with translation MGTVPDPLRSAKLSLVSTSAEEEHLGDLQPAKHQPQPPSGERTSNGFPCAPSSSAGVCFFNLTCTGAASTQSCEQCHTDDDSQQEAFSPSLASTSAEGHPADVKPAGCSQPAGIQAPAVPALAAAGALSVGQGPEMMPAPQSSRQFVQGSQAKTSSLTQIDDSALKPQGTDDQPALEVLNYSSPGDPVGVNQFCHTSQANLLQRGEKDREAEKNGSAVCQSALAAGQTEADLGRDSQTSLEAKGGTADTPQLRPADKTEVVQSSEAPAQSGHGSPHPVHNLGPTPGSPNPTQLSKFRETGTMTAQQESSPFTQEAVSRTWRDAEVQAVATVESKSASTSPSIFAAFLKENPPPEEKEELHIIYQGGMGLSQAALIDSLSSQQKSPCSPGITSKSTVVAVTASAQTQPGVPSDMASPESADNVKPVLPCSPAAVTSQGTSVGNAEMSRAAHDVKDAAQLPKDAPVPPKPIPAEQLGVDSSNQTPSQCGTGTGEPSTTSTDAVPGTQNNVVQDLIPRAGSSRSPLLSGKDTEAKQKEVLGSSEQKPVQSKCGSQGQASPNQSVVKSKEENLVVLDSKGGLNVSSQPAAVRAKACPQEAGEKDSRGHGDSGQSQVAGGQNLQAGLTPELSVSPASLAPPMAASAAPQQQALQARQSGHDLHTAVIPASSQAVPNLGENKKHSTPAMEAKVQVKQSKHVRDVVWDEQGMTWEVYGASLDPESLGIAIQNHLQRQIREHEKLIRAQNSQTRKSISSDTSSNKKLKGRQHNVFQSMLQNFRRPNCCVRPAPSSVLD, from the coding sequence ATGGGGACTGTACCAGATCCTTTGAGATCTGCCAAGCTTTCCCTGGTCTCAACttctgcagaggaggagcaCCTGGGAGACCTGCAACCTGCTAAGCACCAGCCCCAACCCCCCAGTGGCGAGAGGACCAGCAATGGCTTCCCATGCGCACCGtccagctcagctggggttTGCTTCTTCAACCTGACCTGCACAggtgctgccagcacacagaGTTGTGAGCAGTGCCACACAGATGATGACAGCCAGCAGGAAGCTttttctcccagcctggccagcacaAGTGCAGAGGGGCATCCTGCAGATGTAAAGCCTGCTGGTTGTTCCCAGCCAGCGGGCATCCAGGCACCGGCAGTGCCAGCCCTTGCTGCCGCAGGAGCCCTCTCGGTGGGGCAAGGGCCAGAGATGATGCCAGCCCCCCAGAGCTCCCGGCAGTTTGTGCAAGGCAGCCAGGCCAAAACGAGCTCCCTGACACAGATAGATGACTCTGCCTTGAAACCTCAAGGAACTGATGATCAGCCAGCGCTTGAAGTGTTAAATTATTCTTCCCCGGGTGATCCTGTCGGAGTTAATCAATTCTGTCATACTTCTCAGGCAAACCTTCttcaaagaggggaaaaagacaGGGAGGCAGAGAAAAATGGTTCTGCTGTGTGTCAGTCAGCCTTGGCAGCAGGGCAAACCGAAGCTGATCTGGGGAGAGACTCACAGACCAGTCTGGAGGCAAAAGGCGGGACTGCAGACACGCCGCAGTTGCGCCCTGCAGATAAAACTGAAGTGGTGCAGAGCAGCGAGGCACCAGCCCAGTCTGGCCACGGGAGTCCCCATCCTGTACATAACCTGGGCCCCACGCCTGGGAGTCCAAACCCCACCCAGCTCTCCAAATTCAGAGAAACAGGTACAATGACAGCTCAGCAAGAGAGCAGCCCTTTTACTCAGGAAGCTGTTAGCAGGACATGGCGGGATGCTGAGGTTCAGGCCGTGGCTACTGTGGAGAGCAAATCAGCTTCCACCAGTCCCAGCATCTTTGCTGCCTTCTTAAAAGAGAATCCTCCtccagaggagaaggaagaactgCACATAATTTACCAAGGAGGTAtggggctgagccaggctgcACTTATTGACAGTTTATCCTCACAACAAAAGTCTCCATGTTCTCCTGGTATCACATCAAAATCGACTGTTGTGGCTGTGACTGCTTCAGCCCAAACCCAGCCTGGGGTCCCATCTGACATGGCATCTCCAGAATCAGCAGATAACGTGAAACCTGttctcccctgctcccctgcagctgtTACCTCTCAAGGAACATCTGTGGGTAATGCTGAAATGAGCAGGGCAGCCCATGATGTCAAGGATGCTGCTCAGCTGCCAAAGGATGCTCCAGTCCCACCAAAGCCCATCCCAGCTGAGCAGCTTGGAGTTGACTCCAGTAATCAAACTCCATCACAGTGTGGGACTGGCACTGGTGAGCCAAGCACCACTTCCACTGATGCTGTCCCAGGAACCCAGAACAACGTGGTGCAAGATCTCATCCCTCGTGCAGGAAGCAGCCGGTCACCTTTACTTTCTGGCAAGGACACTGAAGCCAAGCAGAAGGAGGTcctgggcagctctgagcaAAAGCCTGTGCAAAGCAAGTGTGGGAGTCAAGGGCAGGCCAGTCCTAACCAATCTGTGGTAAAATCAAAGGAGGAAAACTTGGTGGTGCTTGATTCTAAAGGAGGGCTGAATgtcagcagccagcctgccgCCGTCCGTGCAAAGGCGTGCCCACAGGAGGCAGGTGAGAAGGACAGCAGAGGCCACGGAGACAGCGGCCAGTCTCAGGTGGCTGGTGGCCAGAACCTGCAGGCAGGACTGACACCCGAGCTGAGTGTGAGTCCTGCAAGTCTTGCCCCTCCCATGGCAGCATCGGCAGCTCCCCAGCAACAGGCCCTCCAGGCCAGGCAGTCCGGACATGATCTCCACACTGCAGTGATTCCTGCTTCCTCTCAGGCTGTGCCAAACCTGGGGGAGAACAAAAAGCATTCCACTCCAGCCATGGAGGCGAAAGTACAGGTGAAGCAGTCCAAACATGTCAGGGATGTTGTTTGGGATGAGCAAGGAATGACGTGGGAGGTTTATGGTGCTTCCCTCGATCCAGAATCCCTGGGAATTGCCATCCAGAACCACTTACAGAGACAAATACGGGAACATGAGAAACTGATCCGGGCTCAGAACAGTCAGACTCGGAAATCCATTTCCTCAGATACATCCtcaaataaaaaactaaaaggGAGGCAGCACAACGTGTTCCAGTCCATGCTGCAGAATTTTAGGCGTCCTAATTGCTGTGTCCGACCTGCTCCTTCTTCTGTGTTAGACTGA